A single genomic interval of Rosistilla ulvae harbors:
- a CDS encoding lactonase family protein, protein MTHVSSTRRRFLQTSLSLAAVLPMAIGLQAADPATTERPLMAYVGTFSSPLKDMLPTQVDLPPGNGRGIHTFRVDRETGALTAAGDYPLGTSPSCLVVNAAGTRIYSANETDRVGADKQGTVSAFAIDPADGQLKLLNTVPAGGAGPTYVSIHPSGKFLLVANYFGGSVSVMPILEDGRLGEASDTKVDEGPIGPTKATHAPEGSFAISGHDRTHAHMIESDPSGRFVLHVDLGLDKIYVWKFDTKTGTLHANDPAGVDLPPGDGPRHFHFHPEGRWFYSIQEEGSTIALFDYDPEAGRLTPRQTISTLPPGFTGSNFCSEILVSSDGRFVYAGNRLHDSIGIFAIGDDGQLSYVGEEWTRGNYPRSFNFDPTGNFLYCCNQRADHVTVFKVDKKTGKLDFTDKYVPVGNPSMITFLDLGKVD, encoded by the coding sequence ATGACGCACGTCTCATCGACTCGCCGCCGCTTCCTGCAAACTTCACTTTCCTTGGCCGCTGTCCTTCCGATGGCCATTGGTCTTCAAGCCGCTGATCCCGCGACGACGGAGCGTCCTTTGATGGCGTACGTCGGCACGTTCAGTTCGCCATTGAAGGACATGCTGCCAACGCAAGTCGATCTGCCGCCGGGCAACGGTCGGGGCATTCATACGTTTCGCGTCGACCGAGAGACCGGAGCGTTGACCGCAGCGGGGGACTATCCGCTGGGGACCAGCCCCAGTTGTTTGGTCGTCAACGCGGCGGGAACGCGGATCTATTCAGCGAACGAAACCGATCGCGTGGGAGCCGACAAGCAGGGAACGGTTAGCGCGTTTGCGATCGATCCAGCCGATGGGCAGCTGAAACTTTTGAACACAGTACCAGCCGGCGGTGCGGGGCCAACTTACGTCAGCATCCATCCCTCGGGGAAGTTTCTGTTGGTCGCCAACTATTTTGGTGGCTCCGTTTCGGTGATGCCGATTCTGGAAGACGGACGTTTGGGCGAGGCGAGCGATACGAAAGTTGACGAAGGACCGATCGGTCCCACCAAAGCGACTCACGCGCCGGAGGGAAGCTTTGCGATCAGCGGTCACGATCGCACACACGCTCATATGATCGAATCGGATCCTTCGGGCCGGTTTGTCCTGCACGTCGACCTTGGTTTGGACAAGATCTACGTCTGGAAGTTCGATACGAAAACGGGAACCTTGCACGCGAACGATCCCGCCGGTGTCGACTTGCCGCCCGGCGACGGTCCGCGGCATTTCCACTTCCATCCCGAAGGACGCTGGTTCTATTCGATCCAGGAGGAAGGATCGACGATCGCCCTGTTCGACTACGATCCCGAAGCGGGTCGTTTGACGCCGCGGCAAACGATCTCGACGCTGCCCCCCGGTTTCACGGGCAGCAATTTTTGCTCCGAGATCTTGGTCTCCTCCGACGGACGATTTGTCTACGCCGGGAATCGTCTTCACGACAGTATCGGGATCTTCGCGATCGGCGACGACGGACAACTGAGCTACGTTGGCGAAGAGTGGACGCGGGGCAACTATCCACGCAGCTTCAACTTCGATCCAACCGGCAACTTTTTGTATTGCTGCAACCAGCGAGCCGACCATGTTACGGTCTTCAAGGTCGACAAAAAGACGGGCAAGCTCGACTTCACCGACAAATACGTGCCGGTCGGCAATCCATCGATGATCACCTTCCTGGACCTTGGCAAAGTCGACTGA